One window of Streptomyces sp. NBC_00273 genomic DNA carries:
- a CDS encoding helix-turn-helix domain-containing protein — MDPTPTPGQGTRQRGRGGVVSGYVFRLVREHLGHTQDSLSEAFGVSVDTVAGWESGRRPLTSLAVGQMLAHRHRLMRMGASTALLLALEKALEADLLLANVLTDDVPIGHSPLGTWVLQRDLVEVLVWPLNGVAPEPMRAHVALGRPRRGPSPDGPALSADDRRRFFRRIRRTAEEARSGEFLLRRQALYLAGYDDAPDTAAWLAQQQRAERPQDWLTRWLAARSVAAVAARQGDRDPMRHFISTTLDDEAGEAANLNYWAYWLGESPHLQLSDDFIAAPGRGTWHGHRVFQHLVKGLAPEQGFLDLNIHTLWALLAARPTLLGSAAGRTLRDRLPVLLDGTGPSPHARRELEGIRYAIRLAEA, encoded by the coding sequence CGGTTGGTCCGGGAGCATCTGGGTCACACGCAGGATTCTCTGTCCGAAGCCTTCGGGGTCTCCGTGGACACGGTGGCGGGTTGGGAGTCGGGGAGGCGGCCGCTGACCTCGTTGGCGGTGGGGCAGATGCTGGCGCATCGCCACCGGCTCATGCGCATGGGTGCGAGTACGGCGTTGCTCCTCGCCCTGGAGAAGGCACTGGAGGCGGATCTCCTCCTGGCGAACGTACTCACCGACGACGTGCCCATAGGTCACAGCCCCCTGGGTACCTGGGTCCTGCAACGCGACCTCGTCGAGGTACTGGTCTGGCCCTTGAACGGGGTGGCCCCCGAGCCGATGCGCGCCCACGTGGCCCTCGGCAGGCCACGCCGCGGCCCCAGCCCCGACGGACCCGCGCTATCGGCGGACGACCGGCGACGGTTCTTCCGGCGCATCCGCCGAACTGCGGAAGAAGCCCGCTCGGGCGAGTTCCTGCTCCGCCGTCAGGCTCTCTACCTGGCCGGTTACGACGATGCACCGGACACCGCTGCCTGGCTCGCGCAGCAGCAGCGAGCGGAGCGTCCGCAGGACTGGCTCACCCGCTGGCTGGCGGCGCGCTCCGTGGCCGCCGTCGCCGCCCGCCAGGGCGACCGAGACCCCATGCGGCACTTCATCTCCACCACGCTGGACGACGAGGCGGGCGAGGCGGCCAATCTGAACTACTGGGCCTACTGGCTCGGCGAGAGCCCTCACCTCCAGCTCTCCGACGACTTCATAGCCGCACCCGGACGCGGGACCTGGCACGGCCACAGAGTGTTCCAGCACCTCGTGAAAGGCCTCGCGCCCGAGCAGGGCTTCCTCGATCTGAACATTCACACCCTGTGGGCCCTACTCGCCGCGCGCCCCACCCTCCTGGGCTCCGCCGCCGGGCGGACCCTCCGGGACCGGCTGCCCGTGTTGTTGGATGGCACCGGGCCCTCGCCGCACGCGCGTCGGGAGCTGGAAGGCATTCGGTACGCGATCCGCCTCGCCGAGGCATGA
- a CDS encoding HD domain-containing protein has product MADDLSAVAGFLYEAGTLKHTRRTGWWMAGVNDPESVAEHSWRTSLIASIIAKLEGADPARAAFLAVWHDTQETRTGDVNHLGKKYATNADPGTVTADQTLGMPERLASTIQELVAEYEAKDSPEAVCARDADKLECMLQGIEYKAQGHAHAQRWIDNSRARLTTETGQRLADELLGQDPLDWLRTVLGETP; this is encoded by the coding sequence GTGGCTGACGACCTGTCCGCGGTGGCCGGTTTCCTCTACGAGGCGGGAACGCTCAAGCACACGCGCCGCACGGGCTGGTGGATGGCCGGCGTCAACGACCCGGAGAGCGTCGCCGAGCACTCCTGGCGCACGTCGCTCATCGCGTCCATCATCGCGAAGCTGGAAGGCGCCGACCCCGCGCGGGCGGCCTTCCTCGCCGTGTGGCACGACACCCAGGAGACCCGTACCGGGGACGTGAACCACCTCGGGAAGAAGTACGCGACCAACGCCGACCCGGGCACGGTGACTGCCGATCAGACCCTCGGCATGCCGGAGCGGCTCGCCTCGACGATTCAAGAGCTTGTCGCCGAGTACGAGGCCAAGGACTCGCCGGAGGCCGTCTGCGCCCGCGACGCGGACAAGTTGGAGTGCATGCTCCAGGGCATCGAGTACAAGGCCCAGGGACACGCCCACGCCCAGCGGTGGATCGACAACAGCAGGGCCCGTCTGACGACGGAGACCGGGCAGCGGCTGGCCGACGAGCTGCTGGGCCAGGACCCCCTCGACTGGCTGCGGACCGTCCTCGGTGAGACGCCCTGA
- the sodN gene encoding superoxide dismutase, Ni, protein MLSRLFAPKAKVSAHCDLPCGVYDPAQARIEAESVKAVQEKYQANEDADFRARAITIKEQRAELAKHHVSVLWSDYFKPPHFEKYPQLHTLVNDTLKALSAAKASNDPATGAKALELIAEIDRIFWETKAA, encoded by the coding sequence ATGCTTTCCCGCCTCTTCGCCCCCAAGGCGAAGGTCTCCGCCCACTGCGATCTTCCGTGCGGCGTGTACGACCCTGCCCAGGCCCGCATCGAGGCCGAGTCCGTCAAGGCCGTGCAGGAGAAGTACCAGGCCAACGAAGACGCCGACTTCCGTGCGCGCGCCATCACCATCAAGGAGCAGCGCGCCGAGCTCGCCAAGCACCACGTTTCGGTGCTGTGGAGCGACTACTTCAAGCCCCCGCACTTCGAGAAGTACCCGCAGCTGCACACCCTGGTCAACGACACCCTGAAGGCCCTCTCGGCCGCCAAGGCGTCGAACGACCCGGCGACCGGCGCGAAGGCTCTTGAGCTCATCGCCGAGATCGACCGCATCTTCTGGGAGACCAAGGCCGCCTGA
- the sodX gene encoding nickel-type superoxide dismutase maturation protease, with product MVEIGRPRKRFGVVDVTGASMVPTLLNGDQLVVRYGAAVRPGNVVVLRHPLQQDLLVVKRAVERRPGGAWWVLGDNPYNETGDSTVYGPVPAELVLATAVLRFRPREEDQRSLRARLSWAASALRPLRADSSASSRLRAR from the coding sequence ATGGTGGAGATCGGGCGCCCGCGCAAGCGGTTCGGGGTGGTCGACGTGACGGGGGCCTCGATGGTGCCCACGCTGCTGAACGGGGACCAGCTGGTGGTCCGGTACGGGGCCGCGGTGCGGCCGGGCAACGTGGTCGTGCTGCGGCATCCGCTCCAGCAGGACCTGCTGGTGGTCAAGCGCGCGGTGGAGCGGCGGCCGGGCGGCGCCTGGTGGGTGCTCGGCGACAACCCGTACAACGAGACCGGCGACAGCACCGTCTACGGCCCGGTGCCCGCGGAGCTGGTGCTGGCGACGGCGGTGCTGCGCTTCAGGCCGCGCGAGGAGGATCAGCGTTCGCTGAGGGCCCGGCTGTCCTGGGCGGCCTCGGCGCTGCGCCCGCTGCGGGCGGACTCCTCGGCCTCCAGCCGCTTGCGGGCCCGGTAG
- a CDS encoding CGNR zinc finger domain-containing protein: MELAHYSDFAVRLVNTEEPARNKDALTSVDAVRALFGASQQMARRVTDGDVTRFRNVRGRLRSVFEAADGGDEVLAVDLLNSLLMEFPVSPQVSGHETLADDGRPDWHIHLAEHPSNASAGYAAMAAMGLAFALTEHGPDRLGLCQAAPCRNAYLDTSTNRSRRYCSDRCATRANVAAYRARKRLEAEESARSGRSAEAAQDSRALSER; encoded by the coding sequence GTGGAACTGGCCCATTACTCGGACTTCGCCGTGCGCCTGGTCAACACCGAGGAGCCGGCCCGCAACAAGGACGCGCTCACCTCGGTGGACGCCGTCCGCGCCCTGTTCGGCGCGAGTCAGCAGATGGCGCGCCGCGTCACCGACGGTGACGTCACCCGCTTCCGCAACGTCCGCGGCCGCCTGCGCTCCGTCTTCGAGGCCGCCGACGGCGGCGACGAGGTCCTCGCGGTCGACCTGCTGAACTCGCTGCTCATGGAGTTCCCCGTCAGCCCCCAGGTGTCCGGCCACGAGACCCTCGCCGACGACGGCCGCCCCGACTGGCACATCCACCTCGCCGAGCACCCCTCGAACGCCTCCGCCGGCTACGCCGCCATGGCGGCCATGGGCCTGGCCTTCGCCCTCACCGAGCACGGCCCCGACCGCCTCGGCCTGTGCCAGGCCGCGCCCTGCCGCAACGCCTACCTGGACACCTCCACCAACCGCTCCCGGCGCTACTGCTCCGACCGCTGCGCCACCCGGGCGAACGTGGCCGCCTACCGGGCCCGCAAGCGGCTGGAGGCCGAGGAGTCCGCCCGCAGCGGGCGCAGCGCCGAGGCCGCCCAGGACAGCCGGGCCCTCAGCGAACGCTGA
- a CDS encoding NUDIX hydrolase: protein MPITADHIRTTLAEYTDAYPEDKHALAPLAELLDQGADVTSRKELPGHVTVGAVLVNERGEALFIHHNVLDKWLTPGGHLEPEDTNLLGAALRELVEETGVTLSLAPVQPTPVHIDLHPIPANDAKGEGDHWHADVRYLLRASGDQAVTLQEEEVSGYAWRSVDTITDETLRTRVAAALR, encoded by the coding sequence ATGCCCATCACGGCAGACCACATCCGTACGACCCTCGCCGAGTACACCGACGCGTACCCCGAGGACAAGCACGCCCTCGCCCCGCTGGCTGAGCTTCTGGACCAGGGTGCAGACGTGACCAGCCGCAAGGAGCTTCCGGGACACGTCACCGTGGGTGCCGTGCTCGTCAACGAACGGGGCGAGGCGCTGTTCATCCATCACAACGTGCTCGACAAGTGGCTGACCCCGGGCGGGCACCTTGAGCCGGAGGACACGAACCTGTTGGGGGCAGCGCTCCGCGAGCTGGTCGAGGAGACGGGCGTGACGCTCAGCCTCGCCCCCGTTCAGCCGACCCCCGTACACATCGACCTACACCCGATTCCGGCGAACGATGCCAAGGGCGAGGGCGACCACTGGCACGCGGACGTTCGGTACCTCCTCCGGGCTTCCGGCGACCAGGCCGTGACGCTCCAAGAGGAAGAGGTCAGCGGGTACGCCTGGCGCAGCGTGGACACGATCACGGATGAGACGCTGCGGACCAGGGTTGCCGCAGCACTCCGATAG
- a CDS encoding adenosylhomocysteinase: METTDRARLDTYFGKVAGAFTPHERPSSLLITHLLPERPAFVGAVGKVSHLRAVLPKPKSIHASARREIERTVACDELSRDMFSDPDTAVTYLETRAAGEHVVLLDVGGYFAPSLDALCERFSGTILGVVEDTENGHKRYAERDKLPCPVVSVARSPLKAPEDFLVGQSVVFSAEALLRQRGDILHGRPALVLGFGKLGSSIARLLHVKGVRVIVYDIDPVRRAQAMSQGFEVARERDQAIAKAGLVLCATGALSLRGEDFPQLKNGAYVATVTSSEDELELSGLPSGYIRDSAGEHVSRYSTTGHYFYLLNGGEAVNFIHGASVGPFIFLVQAEILAGAAMLARGGLDAGMYEVPTTDREAIAATWLHYYNR, encoded by the coding sequence ATGGAAACAACCGATCGTGCACGGCTCGATACGTACTTCGGCAAGGTCGCCGGAGCGTTCACGCCGCACGAACGTCCGTCCTCACTGCTGATCACACATCTGCTGCCCGAGCGCCCCGCGTTCGTCGGGGCCGTGGGCAAGGTGTCGCACCTGCGGGCCGTACTGCCCAAGCCCAAGTCCATCCACGCGAGTGCCCGCCGAGAGATCGAACGCACCGTGGCGTGCGACGAGCTCTCCCGCGACATGTTCAGCGATCCCGATACCGCCGTGACGTACCTGGAGACCAGGGCAGCCGGCGAGCATGTCGTGTTGCTCGATGTGGGCGGGTACTTCGCTCCCTCGCTGGACGCGCTGTGTGAACGCTTCTCGGGAACCATCCTCGGTGTGGTCGAGGACACCGAGAACGGCCACAAGCGTTACGCCGAGCGGGACAAGCTGCCGTGCCCGGTCGTCTCGGTGGCCCGGAGCCCGCTCAAGGCCCCGGAAGACTTCCTGGTCGGACAGTCCGTCGTGTTCTCGGCGGAAGCACTCCTACGGCAGCGCGGAGACATCCTGCACGGGCGCCCGGCCCTGGTCCTCGGATTCGGCAAGCTCGGGTCCAGCATCGCCCGTCTGCTGCACGTCAAGGGTGTGCGGGTCATCGTCTACGACATCGACCCCGTACGGCGCGCACAGGCCATGTCACAGGGTTTCGAAGTGGCCCGGGAGCGGGACCAGGCCATAGCCAAGGCTGGACTCGTGTTGTGCGCGACGGGGGCCTTGTCGCTGCGCGGCGAGGACTTCCCGCAGCTCAAGAACGGGGCCTACGTGGCGACCGTGACCAGCTCGGAAGACGAGTTGGAGTTGAGCGGCTTGCCCTCTGGCTACATCCGGGACAGTGCCGGCGAGCACGTGAGCCGCTACAGCACGACCGGGCACTACTTCTATCTGCTGAATGGCGGCGAGGCGGTCAACTTCATCCACGGCGCGAGCGTTGGACCGTTCATCTTCCTCGTTCAGGCCGAGATCCTCGCGGGCGCGGCCATGCTCGCTCGCGGCGGTCTGGATGCAGGCATGTACGAGGTGCCCACGACCGACCGGGAAGCCATCGCCGCTACCTGGCTCCACTACTACAACAGGTGA
- a CDS encoding helix-turn-helix domain-containing protein, whose product MSTDFQQARVSLGARLRELRTEGGITGRELADRLEWGQSKVSKLENGKQTPTVADLTAWAEGTGNPGAAGELVGRLRGLETQYRSWRRQLAGGYRAVQEAHWAQAQKTHSRRSFDPSLIPGLLQTADYARSVLTRYSAIHTAPRDIEAAVQARMGRQDILTDPSRTFHFLVWEGALRARPCPPDVLAAQLDRIVGRLGPGNVRVGIVPFEADMNVPAGVGFSVHDDSLVITETWHAEMWLDDPEDVALHVRAWEALERNALYGAEAHRALVRSKQFLSPRE is encoded by the coding sequence GTGAGTACGGACTTTCAGCAAGCCCGCGTCTCCCTCGGTGCGCGCCTACGGGAACTGCGCACCGAGGGTGGGATCACGGGCCGCGAACTGGCAGACCGCCTTGAGTGGGGACAGTCCAAGGTGAGCAAGCTGGAAAACGGCAAGCAGACACCAACCGTCGCCGATCTCACTGCGTGGGCTGAGGGGACCGGGAATCCGGGAGCAGCAGGTGAGCTGGTCGGGCGCCTGCGTGGGTTGGAGACGCAATACCGATCCTGGCGTCGGCAACTGGCCGGCGGATACCGCGCCGTGCAGGAAGCACACTGGGCACAAGCGCAGAAGACGCACTCCCGCCGCAGCTTCGACCCGTCTCTGATACCGGGCCTCTTGCAGACCGCCGACTACGCACGTTCCGTGCTCACCCGGTACTCCGCGATCCATACCGCCCCCAGGGACATAGAAGCTGCCGTGCAGGCACGCATGGGGCGGCAGGACATCCTCACGGATCCGAGCCGGACGTTTCACTTCCTCGTATGGGAGGGGGCGCTACGTGCCCGCCCCTGTCCGCCCGACGTGCTCGCCGCCCAGCTTGACCGGATCGTGGGGCGGCTCGGTCCGGGGAACGTCAGGGTCGGGATCGTGCCGTTCGAAGCGGACATGAACGTACCTGCTGGAGTCGGGTTCTCCGTACATGACGACAGCCTCGTGATCACCGAGACGTGGCACGCCGAAATGTGGCTAGACGATCCGGAGGACGTTGCGCTGCACGTTCGTGCGTGGGAAGCACTGGAGAGGAATGCTCTCTACGGGGCCGAAGCGCATCGGGCGCTCGTGCGGTCAAAGCAGTTCCTGAGCCCGCGAGAATAA
- a CDS encoding DUF6879 family protein has translation MARRLRVLGSTSGVGDCPTLYEDLETGEVLVQGDAVTDPTDVAQLKYVKEGEAFVVVPRALLANFAPREVTHVPEFVPQQKISEFINDGFEHTAWRLETRSGYASDQAMPSYQEFLRTGDTAGETGHPWFANVRRMVDSGKRFERVRIVDNPPTVGQQYLLACARTNVAAGEDIRHLWRDDAERHGVNLSDFWLFDSRTVARFHFEGERTIGMELITDPAEVLLACQTRDAAWHHAVPYREFTAQVPSAE, from the coding sequence ATGGCCAGGCGACTGCGGGTCCTCGGGAGCACATCCGGAGTGGGCGACTGCCCGACGCTGTACGAGGACCTGGAGACTGGGGAGGTGCTCGTACAAGGGGACGCGGTGACCGACCCTACGGACGTGGCGCAGCTCAAGTACGTCAAAGAGGGAGAAGCGTTCGTCGTCGTCCCCCGGGCGCTGCTGGCGAACTTCGCCCCGAGGGAGGTCACGCACGTGCCGGAATTCGTTCCGCAGCAGAAGATCAGCGAGTTCATCAACGACGGCTTCGAGCACACCGCATGGCGGCTGGAGACCCGCAGCGGGTACGCATCCGACCAAGCGATGCCGTCCTACCAGGAGTTTCTGCGGACCGGTGACACCGCTGGAGAGACCGGGCACCCGTGGTTCGCCAACGTGCGGCGCATGGTGGACAGCGGCAAGCGGTTCGAGCGGGTACGGATCGTGGACAACCCGCCGACCGTCGGGCAGCAGTACCTCCTCGCGTGTGCCCGGACGAACGTCGCAGCCGGCGAGGACATCCGGCATCTGTGGCGTGACGATGCCGAGCGCCACGGCGTGAACCTCTCCGACTTCTGGCTGTTCGACTCCCGGACCGTGGCGCGGTTCCATTTCGAGGGTGAGCGCACCATCGGCATGGAGCTGATCACTGACCCGGCGGAAGTCCTGCTGGCCTGCCAGACGCGGGACGCAGCATGGCACCACGCAGTCCCGTACCGGGAGTTCACGGCTCAGGTACCGTCCGCTGAGTGA
- a CDS encoding HNH endonuclease, which yields MRCGRHVLASAIDVDHIEPLALGGTDTDGNVQPLCRPCHRLKTREDFGAVGPPF from the coding sequence GTGCGCTGTGGTCGGCATGTGCTTGCGTCGGCCATCGACGTGGACCACATAGAGCCGCTCGCGCTCGGAGGGACGGACACGGACGGGAACGTTCAACCGCTCTGCCGTCCGTGCCATCGGCTCAAGACGCGCGAGGACTTCGGGGCTGTGGGTCCGCCGTTCTAG
- a CDS encoding recombinase family protein, whose protein sequence is MNRMITSEYDGCGKCLVGVRRLSRLKDSTNSPEKQLDQVLSAVASVGGHVIAWADDWEVSGATDPMARPQLGPWLRDEMGPYDGIAGSAVDRIGRNQRDVLNTAYAVHEAGRLLITHGHAGPWNLDDPNDEMRLSMESFGAQMELRAIQKRNRDETKRARAAGQPKQKHRYGYQFVRLHPMAKVDHVELDPVAALIIRDVAQRILADETGMVTVHTEAVRLNRAGVLSPADHRSVMYGRQPKGTLWNPKAIKRMLTSEASLGYLMHDERPVVGADGHAVRIAPPLWDHATRDALIAKTAPKWTGTRAPKGEHLLSGLTFCGTCGHRLWVASRHKQNNAYGCSARVRGIPASAHCKPAPTMSIPILDELVTEWFLVRYGSHDVRRKEFDPGTGYAARIAEIEADRMRLRGDRQAGLYESEADTEWFRTEYARMTREIAELKQLPERPAGMRWMSVGRTVEQDWLSAPDDATRREILAEFDVRIELHPGHSKRRFRATALDPEEQAANRKAAQEHAEQTALAELEDDNASA, encoded by the coding sequence ATGAACCGCATGATCACGAGTGAGTACGACGGGTGCGGAAAGTGCCTGGTGGGGGTACGTCGCCTCTCTCGCCTGAAGGACTCTACGAACAGCCCTGAGAAGCAGTTGGACCAGGTGCTCAGCGCCGTTGCGTCAGTGGGCGGACACGTCATCGCATGGGCCGACGACTGGGAGGTCTCGGGCGCCACTGACCCGATGGCGCGCCCGCAGCTCGGCCCCTGGCTCCGGGACGAGATGGGTCCGTACGACGGGATCGCCGGCTCGGCCGTGGACCGGATCGGTCGCAACCAGCGGGACGTACTGAACACCGCCTACGCGGTGCACGAGGCGGGGCGGCTGCTGATCACGCACGGCCACGCGGGCCCGTGGAACTTGGACGACCCCAACGACGAGATGCGTCTCTCCATGGAGTCTTTCGGAGCTCAGATGGAGCTGCGGGCCATCCAGAAGCGGAACCGGGACGAGACCAAGCGCGCCCGCGCGGCGGGGCAGCCCAAGCAGAAGCACCGGTACGGGTACCAATTCGTCCGGCTGCACCCCATGGCCAAAGTCGATCACGTCGAGCTTGACCCCGTGGCCGCGCTGATCATCCGAGACGTGGCGCAGCGCATCCTTGCCGACGAGACAGGCATGGTGACCGTCCACACGGAGGCTGTCCGGCTCAACCGCGCGGGGGTGCTGTCTCCGGCCGATCACCGATCGGTCATGTACGGGCGGCAGCCCAAGGGGACGCTGTGGAATCCGAAGGCGATCAAGCGGATGCTGACCAGCGAGGCGTCGTTGGGGTACCTGATGCACGACGAGCGTCCGGTGGTCGGCGCGGATGGTCACGCCGTGCGCATCGCTCCGCCGCTGTGGGACCACGCGACCCGAGACGCCCTGATCGCGAAGACCGCTCCGAAGTGGACGGGTACACGTGCCCCGAAGGGTGAGCACCTGCTGTCCGGGCTGACGTTCTGCGGCACCTGTGGTCATCGCCTCTGGGTGGCGTCCCGCCACAAGCAGAACAACGCCTACGGCTGCTCGGCACGTGTGCGGGGCATCCCGGCCTCGGCACACTGCAAGCCCGCACCGACCATGTCCATCCCGATCCTGGATGAGCTGGTCACGGAGTGGTTCCTCGTCCGGTACGGATCTCACGATGTCCGGCGCAAGGAGTTCGACCCCGGTACCGGGTACGCCGCACGAATCGCCGAGATCGAGGCCGACCGCATGCGGCTCCGAGGGGACCGTCAGGCGGGCCTGTACGAGTCGGAAGCGGACACGGAGTGGTTCCGGACCGAGTACGCCCGGATGACGCGGGAGATCGCCGAACTGAAGCAGCTTCCAGAGCGCCCTGCTGGCATGCGCTGGATGTCGGTCGGCCGCACGGTGGAACAGGACTGGCTGTCCGCTCCTGACGATGCGACACGGCGCGAGATTCTCGCGGAGTTCGACGTGCGCATAGAGCTTCACCCCGGCCACTCCAAGCGCCGATTTCGTGCAACGGCGCTGGACCCGGAGGAGCAGGCAGCCAATCGCAAGGCGGCACAAGAGCATGCAGAACAGACTGCGTTGGCCGAGCTGGAGGACGATAACGCCAGCGCCTGA
- a CDS encoding amino acid ABC transporter ATP-binding protein, whose protein sequence is MTTAMVKAEGVHKSYGAAHILKGIDLEVAPREVFCLVGPSGSGKSTFLRCINHLEQINAGRLYVDGDLVGYRQKGDKLYELKDSEVAAQRRDIGMVFQRFNLFPHMTAIENVMEAPVMVKGESKAVARERAIKLLDRVGLGDKGGNYPTQLSGGQQQRVAIARALAMEPKLMLFDEPTSALDPELVGDVLDVMRDLAESGMTMIVVTHEMGFAREVGDNLVFMDGGVVVESGHPREVLGNPQHDRTKAFLSKVL, encoded by the coding sequence ATGACGACTGCCATGGTGAAGGCCGAGGGCGTCCACAAGTCCTACGGTGCGGCGCACATCCTCAAGGGCATCGACCTGGAGGTCGCCCCGCGTGAGGTCTTCTGTCTGGTCGGCCCGTCCGGCTCGGGCAAGTCGACCTTCCTGCGGTGCATCAACCACCTGGAGCAGATCAACGCGGGACGGCTGTACGTCGACGGGGACCTCGTCGGCTACCGCCAGAAGGGCGACAAGCTCTACGAGCTGAAGGACAGCGAGGTCGCGGCGCAGCGCCGGGACATCGGCATGGTCTTCCAGCGCTTCAACCTCTTCCCGCACATGACGGCCATCGAGAACGTGATGGAAGCCCCGGTCATGGTCAAGGGCGAGTCCAAGGCGGTGGCGCGCGAGCGCGCCATCAAGCTCCTGGACCGCGTCGGTCTCGGTGACAAGGGCGGGAACTACCCCACCCAGCTCTCCGGCGGCCAGCAGCAGCGCGTGGCGATCGCCCGCGCGCTGGCCATGGAGCCGAAGCTGATGCTCTTCGACGAGCCCACCTCGGCGCTCGACCCGGAGCTGGTCGGTGACGTCCTCGACGTCATGCGGGACCTGGCCGAATCGGGCATGACCATGATCGTGGTCACGCACGAGATGGGCTTCGCCCGCGAGGTCGGCGACAACCTCGTCTTCATGGACGGTGGCGTGGTCGTCGAGTCGGGCCACCCCCGCGAGGTCCTGGGCAACCCCCAGCACGACCGCACGAAGGCGTTCCTCTCCAAGGTGCTGTAG
- a CDS encoding amino acid ABC transporter permease has translation MTDKLDKVPGPADNPPAGAVPPEAIKAIPVRHYGRWISAVVVIGLVVALAVAFSQGNVRWATVPEKLFDPTILRGVVNTVWISITSMALGLVLGILFAVMRLSKNPVTSTIAWFYIWLFRGTPVYVQLLIWFNLALIFPILNLGFYKDEMTQVMTPFLAALLGLGLNEGAYMAEIVRAGIQSVDEGQTEASHALGMTRTQTMRRVVLPQAMRVIVPPSGNEFINMLKTSSLVVAVQYFDLLRAAQDIASTSFAVMEMFFVASIWYLALTSVFSVGQYYLERRYARGALRSLPPTPLQKIKAKLSSFSNRKAVA, from the coding sequence GTGACTGACAAGCTCGACAAGGTCCCGGGCCCGGCGGACAACCCGCCGGCCGGGGCCGTCCCCCCCGAGGCCATCAAGGCCATCCCGGTGCGCCACTACGGCCGCTGGATCAGCGCCGTGGTCGTCATCGGCCTGGTCGTAGCGCTCGCCGTCGCCTTCTCGCAGGGCAACGTGCGCTGGGCGACCGTGCCGGAGAAGCTGTTCGACCCGACGATCCTGCGCGGTGTCGTCAACACGGTCTGGATCAGCATCACCTCGATGGCCCTGGGCCTGGTCCTCGGCATCCTCTTCGCCGTCATGCGGCTCTCGAAGAACCCGGTGACCAGCACCATCGCCTGGTTCTACATCTGGCTGTTCCGCGGCACCCCGGTGTACGTGCAGCTGCTGATCTGGTTCAACCTCGCCCTGATCTTCCCGATCCTGAACCTCGGGTTCTACAAGGACGAGATGACCCAGGTCATGACCCCCTTCCTGGCCGCCCTGCTGGGCCTCGGCCTGAACGAGGGCGCGTACATGGCGGAGATCGTCCGGGCCGGCATCCAGTCGGTCGACGAGGGCCAGACCGAGGCCTCGCACGCGCTCGGCATGACCCGCACCCAGACGATGCGCCGCGTCGTGCTGCCGCAGGCCATGCGCGTGATCGTGCCGCCGTCGGGCAACGAGTTCATCAACATGCTCAAGACGTCCTCGCTCGTGGTCGCCGTGCAGTACTTCGACCTGCTGCGCGCCGCCCAGGACATCGCCTCGACCTCGTTCGCGGTGATGGAGATGTTCTTCGTCGCCTCGATCTGGTACCTCGCTCTGACCAGCGTGTTCAGCGTCGGCCAGTACTACCTGGAGCGCCGCTACGCCCGTGGTGCGCTCCGCTCGCTGCCGCCGACACCGCTGCAGAAGATCAAGGCGAAACTGTCCAGCTTCTCGAACCGCAAGGCGGTGGCCTGA